The following proteins are encoded in a genomic region of Leptospira langatensis:
- the pdhA gene encoding pyruvate dehydrogenase (acetyl-transferring) E1 component subunit alpha, whose amino-acid sequence MMSQPKTKKETQDLFELYRQMLLIRRFEEASAKAYSMGKIGGFCHLYIGQEAVGVGAISALEEKDYIVSTYRDHGHALARGLEPKSLMAELFGKRTGIVAGNGGSMHFFDKKKNFMGGHGIVGGHISLAAGIAYASKYREDQAVTLCFFGEGAANIGSFHEGMNLAAIWKLPLVMICENNHYAMGTPEYRALSVKDVSVRAAAYDIARDHIEGDEVRKVRDHVKVAVERARRGEGPTLMEISTYRFRGHSMSDPAKYRTKEELDKYKQGDPLIKAEKDLIGSGWAQEEISKLDETIAKQIEEAVDFAEKSEEPPLGWLYKHVYAENM is encoded by the coding sequence ATTATGAGCCAACCAAAAACAAAGAAAGAAACCCAAGACCTTTTCGAACTCTACAGACAAATGCTTCTTATCCGACGCTTCGAAGAGGCTTCTGCCAAAGCGTACAGCATGGGAAAAATCGGAGGCTTCTGCCATTTATATATCGGTCAAGAAGCGGTGGGCGTGGGAGCGATCTCCGCTCTAGAAGAAAAAGATTATATAGTTTCCACCTATCGAGATCATGGTCACGCACTCGCAAGAGGCTTAGAACCCAAGTCGCTCATGGCGGAATTGTTCGGTAAAAGGACTGGGATCGTAGCCGGGAACGGAGGCTCCATGCACTTCTTCGATAAGAAGAAAAACTTCATGGGAGGCCACGGGATCGTAGGAGGCCATATCTCTTTGGCGGCTGGGATCGCATACGCTTCCAAATATAGAGAAGACCAAGCGGTAACTCTTTGTTTCTTCGGGGAAGGTGCTGCGAACATTGGATCTTTTCACGAAGGAATGAACTTAGCAGCCATCTGGAAACTTCCTCTCGTAATGATCTGCGAGAACAATCATTATGCAATGGGAACTCCCGAATACAGGGCCTTGTCGGTAAAAGACGTCTCCGTCAGAGCTGCGGCCTACGATATAGCGAGAGACCATATAGAAGGAGACGAAGTCCGCAAGGTGAGAGATCACGTCAAGGTGGCAGTGGAGAGAGCAAGAAGAGGAGAAGGCCCTACTCTTATGGAAATTTCCACATACCGTTTCAGAGGACATTCCATGTCCGACCCTGCTAAATACCGTACCAAAGAAGAATTAGATAAATATAAACAAGGAGATCCACTGATCAAGGCAGAAAAGGATCTCATTGGCTCTGGTTGGGCACAAGAGGAAATATCCAAGTTAGACGAAACCATCGCCAAGCAGATCGAAGAAGCTGTGGACTTTGCTGAAAAAAGCGAAGAACCTCCTTTAGGCTGGCTCTACAAACATGTCTATGCGGAGAACATGTAA
- a CDS encoding response regulator — translation MRTILVTEDEPGIRDTIRIALESEGFRMLAAMTGAECISLLAESPDLIVLDVGLPDGSGFEFLKEIRKKHRTPVILLTARESELDRVLGLELGADDYMVKPFSPRELAARIRAVLRRYDGTFSEKQTAFRVDEDRKIVYYFEKSLSLTPYEYKTLLLFLKWPGKIFTREEIMDMVWTEPEDSFDRAVDTVIKNVRSRLKEIRPDQDPIETKRGQGYGLKENI, via the coding sequence GTGAGGACGATACTCGTCACGGAAGATGAACCGGGGATCCGGGATACGATTCGAATCGCTTTGGAATCGGAAGGGTTTCGTATGTTAGCCGCTATGACCGGAGCGGAATGTATTTCCTTACTCGCCGAATCTCCCGACCTGATCGTATTAGACGTAGGACTCCCTGACGGGAGCGGTTTCGAATTCCTAAAAGAGATCCGGAAAAAACATAGGACCCCTGTGATCCTTTTGACGGCCAGAGAATCGGAATTGGACCGGGTTCTCGGACTGGAGCTAGGTGCGGATGATTATATGGTAAAGCCCTTCAGTCCTAGGGAATTGGCAGCCAGGATCCGGGCCGTTCTTCGAAGATACGACGGGACCTTTTCGGAAAAACAAACCGCATTTCGGGTGGATGAGGATCGAAAGATCGTTTATTATTTTGAAAAATCCTTAAGCCTAACTCCGTACGAATATAAAACTCTTCTTCTGTTCCTAAAATGGCCCGGAAAAATCTTTACTCGAGAGGAAATCATGGACATGGTCTGGACGGAGCCGGAGGATAGTTTCGATCGTGCGGTGGATACTGTGATCAAGAACGTCAGATCTAGGCTCAAGGAGATCCGTCCCGATCAAGATCCGATCGAAACGAAAAGAGGCCAGGGTTACGGTCTAAAGGAAAATATATGA
- the creC gene encoding two-component system sensor histidine kinase CreC — MDPDRNRFFFVFSIGYYYFIDKIEKSIRPRYMETVEESVNDTANLFSALLEEEISKHPNLGLGELSNRTLDPIFRNARAKDLNSKIFEVTKKKVDLQLYVTNEHGIVVYDSESNRKGLDYSLKNDVYLTLKGKYGARSSKLVSTDPEGALFIAAPIRKSGRIVGVLTVVKPKMSVIPFIESATSKFRNLSIFVASAIAFLFIGLAYLIFSPIRKLSEYVSALRSKKRVSFPKIGIPEIRGLGEEMDQLVREIAGKEYVENYIQSLTHEIKSPLSSLMASAELISEDPNRVQTLLSNIQLEGRRIQMIIEKLLELSALENISQIEKTLELDLAEISRELIESLSPESMRKNVKIVLEGTRVTVEGNRLFLDMAIRNLVQNSFDFSKAGSNIFIRTGYKEGAPFLEVEDFGPGIPEYALERIYERFYSLPRPDTGRKSSGLGLAFVREIAKLHDSLVEIQNKGEKGVIARIFFPKRSQT; from the coding sequence CTGGATCCGGATCGTAATCGGTTTTTTTTTGTCTTTTCGATCGGTTATTACTATTTCATAGATAAGATCGAAAAATCCATTCGCCCTCGCTATATGGAGACCGTAGAGGAATCCGTTAACGATACCGCAAATCTTTTCTCTGCCCTCCTCGAAGAAGAAATATCAAAACATCCTAATTTAGGTTTGGGCGAGCTTTCGAATCGGACTCTGGATCCTATTTTTAGGAACGCGAGGGCTAAAGACTTAAACTCAAAAATTTTCGAAGTCACTAAGAAGAAGGTGGATCTCCAACTCTATGTTACGAACGAGCATGGGATCGTAGTTTATGATTCCGAATCAAATAGAAAGGGATTGGATTATTCTTTAAAAAACGATGTGTATCTGACTTTAAAAGGTAAATATGGTGCGCGGTCTAGTAAATTGGTTTCCACGGACCCAGAAGGTGCGTTATTCATTGCGGCGCCCATCCGAAAATCAGGGAGGATTGTCGGAGTTCTAACGGTCGTCAAACCGAAGATGAGTGTGATCCCATTCATCGAATCTGCTACAAGCAAGTTCCGCAATCTAAGTATCTTTGTCGCTTCGGCAATTGCATTTTTGTTTATAGGACTAGCCTATCTTATCTTTTCTCCGATCCGTAAATTATCTGAATATGTTTCCGCTTTGCGATCCAAAAAAAGGGTATCCTTTCCTAAGATCGGAATTCCTGAAATACGAGGCTTGGGCGAGGAGATGGACCAGCTCGTAAGAGAGATCGCCGGAAAGGAATATGTAGAGAACTATATACAATCTTTGACTCATGAAATCAAGAGTCCTCTTTCTTCCTTAATGGCTTCTGCGGAGCTTATCTCGGAAGATCCGAATCGGGTCCAGACCCTTCTTTCTAATATCCAGCTCGAAGGAAGAAGGATCCAAATGATCATAGAAAAATTACTAGAGCTAAGCGCTCTGGAAAATATTTCTCAGATCGAAAAGACTTTAGAACTGGATCTGGCCGAGATCTCCAGAGAATTGATCGAGTCTCTATCCCCTGAATCCATGCGTAAGAACGTTAAGATCGTTTTAGAAGGAACAAGAGTTACTGTGGAAGGGAATCGTCTTTTCCTGGATATGGCGATCCGTAATTTAGTGCAGAACTCCTTTGATTTTTCGAAAGCCGGATCAAATATCTTTATCCGTACCGGATACAAAGAGGGGGCTCCTTTTTTAGAGGTGGAAGATTTTGGTCCGGGAATTCCAGAATATGCGCTCGAAAGGATCTACGAAAGATTTTATTCCTTACCTCGTCCGGATACCGGTAGGAAAAGTTCCGGGCTAGGGCTTGCCTTTGTGAGAGAGATCGCAAAACTTCACGATTCTTTAGTAGAGATTCAGAACAAAGGAGAGAAGGGAGTGATCGCACGGATTTTTTTCCCGAAACGTTCCCAAACTTAG
- the creD gene encoding cell envelope integrity protein CreD — translation MFKIQSSVNLRILILGLMLLGFLIPLGMVGGLVSERQERARSSVQEIGSKWGMPQTVAGPFLVVPYTFYSEKNQDGISTEIEGEIYFLPDELDMETDLKTEKRKRGIYEAILYSGDLKIKGNFKTPSRTDFPNGTKSIQWENARLIVSISDPKGIGNDLELVVAGKEKTFQPGSSSPFIHSGLYAKHDLSRSNHPLSFQIKIPVKGSESMYLVPLGKRSLIHMSSDWKDPSFEGAILPKSRNITESGFQAEWESSYFGRNYPQTITYMDSNTMELILYSGYGVRLIVPVDHYLKLDRSLKYAILFLATSFTLFFLLEIFGGKILHPLQYLMIGSAMVIFYILTLSLSEQLGFGPAYIVASIAVSGLVSYYAGAVLQSVKRGILAGAYYIGLYSFLYVVLDSEDNSLLLGSVAIFVLLAVLMHLTRKIDWYSFGSKEKQVV, via the coding sequence ATGTTTAAAATCCAATCTTCCGTGAATCTTAGGATCCTTATCTTAGGGCTCATGTTGCTCGGTTTCCTTATCCCACTGGGTATGGTAGGTGGTTTAGTATCGGAAAGGCAGGAGAGGGCCCGTTCCTCTGTCCAAGAAATAGGTTCCAAGTGGGGGATGCCCCAAACTGTCGCAGGGCCTTTTTTGGTAGTTCCTTATACGTTCTATTCTGAAAAGAATCAGGACGGTATATCCACAGAAATTGAAGGTGAGATCTATTTTTTACCGGATGAATTGGATATGGAAACGGATCTAAAGACCGAAAAGAGAAAACGCGGGATCTATGAAGCGATCCTGTATAGCGGCGATCTAAAGATAAAAGGGAATTTTAAAACTCCTTCTCGTACCGATTTCCCGAACGGTACAAAGTCGATCCAATGGGAAAATGCAAGGCTGATCGTCTCCATCAGCGATCCGAAGGGAATTGGAAACGATCTGGAACTCGTGGTGGCCGGTAAGGAAAAAACTTTCCAACCGGGTTCTTCTTCTCCTTTTATTCATTCGGGTCTTTATGCGAAGCATGATCTTTCTCGTTCGAATCATCCTCTTTCGTTCCAGATCAAAATTCCGGTGAAAGGTTCCGAATCCATGTATTTGGTCCCTCTTGGAAAAAGGAGTTTGATCCATATGTCTTCGGATTGGAAGGATCCTTCTTTCGAAGGAGCCATATTGCCCAAGTCCCGAAATATTACCGAGTCCGGTTTTCAGGCAGAATGGGAGTCCTCTTATTTCGGAAGAAATTATCCGCAAACGATCACCTATATGGATTCGAATACCATGGAACTAATACTATACTCCGGGTATGGAGTGAGGTTGATCGTTCCGGTGGATCATTATTTGAAATTGGATCGTTCTTTGAAATATGCGATCTTATTCTTAGCAACTAGTTTCACCCTGTTCTTCCTGCTCGAAATATTCGGCGGAAAAATATTACATCCTTTGCAATATCTGATGATCGGATCCGCGATGGTGATCTTTTATATTCTCACCTTATCGCTTTCGGAACAATTAGGTTTTGGTCCGGCATATATAGTAGCGTCTATCGCAGTATCCGGGCTCGTTTCCTATTACGCAGGGGCAGTGCTTCAAAGTGTCAAGAGAGGGATTCTCGCCGGAGCATACTATATCGGATTGTATTCTTTCCTATATGTTGTCTTGGATTCGGAAGATAATTCTCTCTTGCTCGGATCGGTTGCTATCTTCGTCTTACTTGCGGTTCTGATGCATTTGACCCGAAAGATAGATTGGTATTCCTTCGGATCCAAAGAAAAACAAGTAGTTTAA
- a CDS encoding DUF1361 domain-containing protein, whose protein sequence is MKASFKIPFFSQLFTLAISCVLSLVLIHIRILISQKVSYYFLIWNLILAMIPVGVAYFAYIYYEWRNRRIDPLFFLLLTIWLLFFPNAPYIVTDFVHLKPRHSIPIWFDIFLIFSFSWNGFFSGLISLRMMHLILNDKMNVFTGWIFILLVAPVAAFGIYIGRFYRWNSWDIIENPGPLFYDSLKLIQSVLGNKELASILGLTSLGIFLAYALILSVGGMQMQTRSGKGRG, encoded by the coding sequence ATGAAAGCTAGTTTTAAGATCCCTTTTTTCTCCCAACTATTTACTCTGGCAATTTCCTGCGTATTGAGTCTGGTCTTGATCCATATCCGGATCCTCATCTCGCAAAAGGTGAGTTATTATTTCCTAATCTGGAACCTGATCTTAGCCATGATCCCTGTTGGAGTCGCATATTTTGCCTATATTTATTATGAATGGAGAAATAGAAGAATAGATCCTTTGTTCTTTCTGTTACTCACGATTTGGCTTCTTTTTTTCCCGAATGCTCCTTATATCGTTACCGATTTCGTGCATTTGAAGCCAAGGCATTCTATCCCGATCTGGTTCGATATATTCCTGATCTTCTCTTTTTCCTGGAACGGTTTCTTTTCAGGACTTATTTCCTTGAGGATGATGCATCTGATCTTGAACGATAAGATGAACGTATTTACAGGATGGATCTTTATACTTCTCGTTGCGCCGGTAGCGGCTTTCGGGATCTATATAGGTAGATTTTATAGATGGAATTCCTGGGATATCATAGAGAATCCCGGGCCGTTATTTTATGATTCTTTAAAATTGATCCAGTCAGTTTTGGGAAATAAGGAACTTGCGAGTATTCTTGGGCTCACTTCTTTGGGGATATTCTTGGCGTATGCTTTGATTTTGTCGGTGGGCGGAATGCAAATGCAGACCAGATCGGGCAAGGGAAGGGGATAG
- a CDS encoding flagellin, with translation MIINHNLAAINSHRVLKFQNNEVAKNMEALSSGMRINRAGDDASGLAVSEKMRTQVKGLRQAERNTEDGMSLIQTTEGYLQETNDIIQRIRVLAIQSSNGIYGAEDRQMIQVEVSQLVDEIDRISSQAEFNKMALLQGDFARGSRTASMWFHIGPNQHQRERVYIATMTAKALNLIKADGSLLTLSTAEWANEAIGLLDDALMKINKQRANLGAYFNRLEHASKGLMVAYENIQASESRIRDADMAEETVSFTKNQILVQSGTAMLAQANVRPQSVLQLLR, from the coding sequence ATGATCATTAACCATAACTTAGCCGCGATTAACTCCCACCGCGTTCTGAAGTTCCAGAACAACGAAGTGGCAAAAAACATGGAAGCTCTCTCTTCCGGTATGCGTATTAACCGTGCCGGCGACGACGCTTCCGGTCTTGCTGTTTCCGAGAAGATGAGAACTCAGGTGAAAGGACTTCGCCAAGCGGAGAGAAACACTGAGGACGGCATGTCCCTGATCCAAACTACGGAAGGATATCTGCAGGAAACTAACGATATCATCCAAAGGATCCGTGTACTTGCTATCCAATCTTCCAACGGTATCTACGGTGCAGAAGACCGTCAGATGATCCAAGTGGAAGTCTCTCAGCTCGTAGATGAGATCGATCGCATTTCCTCCCAAGCAGAGTTCAACAAGATGGCATTGCTCCAAGGCGATTTCGCTCGCGGATCAAGAACCGCTTCTATGTGGTTCCACATCGGACCGAACCAGCACCAGAGGGAACGCGTTTATATCGCAACTATGACCGCTAAGGCATTGAACCTGATCAAAGCTGACGGATCTCTGTTGACCCTGTCCACTGCAGAGTGGGCTAACGAAGCAATCGGACTTTTGGACGATGCTTTAATGAAGATCAACAAACAAAGAGCAAACCTCGGAGCTTACTTCAACCGTTTAGAGCATGCTTCTAAAGGCCTGATGGTAGCTTACGAGAACATCCAAGCTTCAGAGTCGAGAATCAGGGACGCGGATATGGCAGAGGAAACAGTATCGTTCACTAAGAACCAAATCTTAGTACAATCCGGTACTGCTATGTTGGCGCAAGCTAACGTAAGACCTCAGTCTGTCCTCCAGTTACTTAGGTAA
- a CDS encoding flagellin yields the protein MIINHNLSAVNSHRSLKFNEQAVDKTMKALSSGMRINSAGDDASGLAVSEKLRTQINGLRQAERNTEDGMSFIQTAEGFLQQTSDIIQRIRVLAIQTSNGIYSPEDRQLVQVEVSALVDEVDRIASQAEFNRFKLFEGDFARGSKRASMWFHMGPNQNQRERFFIGTMTSRALKLTKADGRPIAVSSPGEANDVIGLADAALGKIMKQRADMGAYFNRLEYSAKGLMAAYENMQASESRIRDADMAEEMVALTTKQILVQSGTAMLVQANMKPNSVLKLLQM from the coding sequence ATGATTATCAATCACAACCTGAGCGCGGTGAATTCTCACCGCTCTCTGAAGTTCAACGAGCAAGCTGTGGATAAAACCATGAAAGCTTTGTCTTCCGGAATGAGGATCAACTCAGCTGGTGACGATGCTTCTGGTTTGGCTGTCTCCGAGAAACTTCGGACCCAAATCAACGGTCTGAGGCAAGCGGAGAGAAATACGGAAGACGGAATGAGCTTCATCCAGACTGCGGAAGGCTTCCTTCAGCAGACCTCGGACATCATTCAACGGATCCGGGTTTTGGCCATCCAAACCTCGAATGGGATCTACAGCCCTGAAGACAGACAATTGGTTCAGGTAGAAGTCTCTGCCTTAGTCGATGAAGTGGATCGGATTGCTTCTCAAGCTGAGTTCAACCGTTTCAAACTATTCGAAGGAGATTTCGCTAGAGGTTCCAAAAGAGCTTCTATGTGGTTCCATATGGGACCGAACCAGAACCAAAGGGAAAGGTTCTTCATTGGAACTATGACTTCCCGGGCTCTGAAGCTGACCAAGGCAGATGGTAGACCGATTGCGGTCTCTTCTCCTGGAGAAGCGAATGACGTGATCGGCTTAGCCGATGCGGCGCTCGGAAAGATCATGAAGCAGAGGGCGGATATGGGAGCTTACTTCAATAGGCTTGAATATTCCGCGAAAGGACTCATGGCTGCATATGAGAATATGCAAGCTTCCGAGTCTAGAATTCGTGACGCTGATATGGCGGAGGAAATGGTTGCGCTAACCACAAAACAAATACTCGTGCAGAGTGGTACGGCGATGTTAGTGCAAGCCAATATGAAACCGAATTCGGTCCTTAAGCTTCTCCAAATGTAA
- a CDS encoding ArsR/SmtB family transcription factor, which produces MQALDAISDPTRRKILELLFDGEKGAGEIAGHFDISSAAISQHLKVLRECNLIQVRIDGQRRMHSLDYKGWKEIQDWIDRAKTFWEGRLDALERELKANKLKKGRR; this is translated from the coding sequence ATGCAGGCATTAGATGCGATTTCGGATCCTACCAGGAGAAAGATCTTAGAACTTCTTTTTGACGGGGAAAAGGGGGCAGGAGAGATAGCGGGGCATTTCGATATCAGTTCCGCCGCGATCTCCCAGCATTTGAAGGTTTTGAGGGAATGTAATTTGATCCAAGTCCGCATAGATGGGCAGAGGAGGATGCATTCCTTGGACTACAAAGGTTGGAAGGAAATCCAGGATTGGATCGATCGGGCTAAAACCTTCTGGGAAGGCCGATTGGATGCTCTGGAGAGAGAATTGAAGGCGAACAAATTGAAGAAAGGGAGAAGATAG
- a CDS encoding SRPBCC family protein encodes MENLSINKAHGTDVSNAEVRFERLLPGPIETVWEYITDSEKRGTWLASGPMELKVGGKVRFHFLHSSLSDEKTYPDKFKQMENGVYGDETVVAIDPPRSITITWAPDSEVNIELVEKGEDVLLTLRHYKLVDDGVRLLISAGWHSHLDILVSKLYKQPVPKFWQNFLKYELEYEKMRAGSKV; translated from the coding sequence ATGGAGAATCTATCTATTAATAAAGCGCACGGGACCGATGTGTCAAACGCAGAAGTGCGTTTCGAAAGATTATTACCGGGACCCATCGAGACGGTTTGGGAGTATATTACGGATTCTGAAAAGAGGGGAACCTGGCTTGCGAGCGGTCCCATGGAATTAAAAGTAGGTGGGAAAGTCAGATTCCACTTTCTTCATTCCTCTCTTTCGGATGAGAAGACCTATCCTGATAAATTCAAACAGATGGAAAACGGTGTTTATGGGGATGAGACAGTAGTGGCTATCGATCCTCCTAGATCTATAACCATCACTTGGGCACCAGATTCGGAAGTAAACATCGAGCTAGTGGAAAAGGGAGAGGATGTTCTTCTTACATTAAGACATTATAAACTAGTGGACGACGGTGTAAGACTGCTGATCTCGGCTGGCTGGCATTCCCACCTGGACATTCTTGTTTCGAAACTCTACAAGCAACCGGTTCCTAAGTTCTGGCAGAACTTCTTGAAATATGAATTGGAATACGAGAAAATGAGGGCTGGAAGTAAGGTCTGA
- a CDS encoding lipoprotein LipL46, with amino-acid sequence MAKLPILRGTALTLILGFTFACATGGGSGRKKKEEYTREGNTVTVIGEAPIYNGDKTNAKQRAIKDAKINAVRKVVGEEISNKSQASDGESLGSSLLSKTDAFVKTYDIVDETEGKIDTQPILKLTVRCTIEDSKLSTAVDSLLADVGNPRVVILIPSKLAGQPVAPLSTNNIAEAEVIKGLKKAGNKIVDPSSASKTVKPSAVNADAVASIDSGSAIIQQAAASGAEVLLVGTVETEDQGQVTNVGGKNLDRPIFSTAATGSYKVVLLWGDGKIVDSGTADGRGADITQKVSREKAISNWAESVSKKVSKQLKEEWFNLTENNTIILKFTGLNADEATKFKDDLTEFTAAKDVNVRTSDVNGSEWEVTYPGKDALFMDELVYKKDRGFGFLASKTLNVKSASRGVVTLEFVQNK; translated from the coding sequence ATGGCAAAGCTGCCCATCCTGCGGGGTACCGCTCTCACACTCATTTTAGGTTTCACTTTTGCATGCGCCACCGGAGGAGGATCCGGTCGTAAGAAAAAGGAAGAGTATACTAGAGAAGGAAACACAGTCACCGTGATCGGAGAGGCTCCGATCTATAACGGGGACAAGACCAATGCAAAACAACGAGCGATCAAAGATGCAAAGATCAATGCTGTTCGTAAAGTTGTAGGCGAGGAAATTTCCAACAAAAGCCAGGCTTCCGACGGAGAAAGCTTAGGTTCTAGCCTACTTTCCAAGACAGATGCTTTCGTAAAGACCTATGATATCGTCGATGAAACCGAAGGCAAGATCGACACCCAACCCATTCTCAAGCTCACAGTTCGTTGCACAATCGAAGACTCTAAACTTTCTACCGCTGTAGACTCTCTTCTAGCGGACGTTGGAAATCCTAGAGTAGTGATCCTGATCCCTTCTAAACTTGCAGGACAACCTGTTGCTCCTTTGAGCACAAACAATATCGCTGAAGCGGAAGTGATCAAAGGACTGAAAAAAGCAGGAAACAAGATCGTTGATCCAAGCTCTGCTTCTAAAACTGTAAAACCTTCCGCAGTGAATGCGGATGCAGTTGCTTCTATCGATTCCGGTTCTGCGATCATCCAGCAAGCCGCAGCTTCCGGCGCAGAAGTATTGTTAGTCGGAACAGTTGAGACCGAAGACCAAGGCCAGGTAACGAACGTTGGCGGAAAGAATTTAGACAGACCTATTTTCAGCACCGCAGCCACAGGTTCTTACAAGGTAGTTCTACTTTGGGGAGACGGCAAGATCGTCGATTCAGGAACTGCTGACGGTCGCGGCGCGGATATTACTCAAAAAGTATCCCGTGAAAAAGCGATCTCTAACTGGGCGGAAAGCGTAAGCAAGAAAGTAAGCAAACAACTCAAAGAAGAATGGTTTAACCTGACTGAGAATAATACCATTATCCTTAAGTTTACCGGATTGAACGCTGATGAGGCTACTAAGTTCAAAGACGATCTGACAGAATTTACTGCTGCGAAAGACGTAAACGTTAGAACTTCCGATGTGAACGGTTCCGAGTGGGAAGTAACCTACCCTGGAAAAGACGCTCTTTTCATGGACGAATTAGTCTATAAAAAAGACAGAGGATTCGGCTTCTTGGCAAGCAAGACCCTAAACGTTAAATCCGCTTCCAGAGGAGTGGTAACTTTAGAGTTCGTTCAGAACAAATAA
- a CDS encoding exo-beta-N-acetylmuramidase NamZ family protein has product MRFKERNKKILTLLIFFLTIFSDSCAEASSRKHISKSNIIPAEVSFYEQVLPTLAGKSVVLVTNPSGIGRYPEKILKEFKDKKVKIKHLIGLEHGFLGLEEDFSKSPVTVDETFQLPIYHIYKVKNAEIPAILKGADAVVFDVADMGMRCYTYLSVLKRLMDNLPEPNIRFIVLDHPNPAMYLGARGEGIQKKFLNFAGEFPSLFFTGMTIGEAAAFYNGEYLSNKVKLDIVSPENLKRGFDWEREGIPWSTPSPNLPMLDSARNYLGLVLLEGVNVSVGRGTQAPFVYFGAPWMNEPDQIIPELNEDSKGDYYYQSVYFKPTFGPFKEQICRGLRLTIVNKKYDPLKMSYNLMTILKKHYKDFKWRQYPDGTHNIDFLWGTERMRESIDAGKTYEEFKAGYSESESSTNKMIQKYLLY; this is encoded by the coding sequence ATGCGGTTCAAAGAAAGAAACAAAAAAATCCTAACTTTACTCATTTTTTTTCTGACAATATTCTCCGACTCCTGCGCTGAAGCTTCTTCCAGAAAGCATATCTCCAAATCCAATATCATCCCTGCCGAAGTTTCGTTTTACGAGCAAGTGTTGCCGACTCTTGCTGGGAAATCTGTCGTTCTTGTTACAAACCCGTCGGGTATAGGTAGATATCCTGAAAAGATCCTAAAAGAATTTAAGGATAAGAAGGTTAAGATCAAGCATCTGATCGGCTTGGAACATGGCTTCCTTGGTTTAGAAGAAGATTTTAGCAAGTCTCCGGTCACAGTAGACGAAACCTTCCAGCTGCCTATCTATCATATTTATAAAGTAAAGAATGCAGAGATCCCGGCGATCTTGAAGGGAGCAGATGCAGTCGTATTCGATGTTGCGGATATGGGTATGCGTTGCTACACTTACTTAAGCGTTTTGAAACGTTTGATGGATAATTTACCCGAACCGAATATCCGATTCATCGTTTTGGATCATCCGAATCCAGCCATGTATCTGGGAGCAAGAGGAGAAGGCATCCAAAAGAAATTCCTAAACTTTGCTGGTGAATTTCCTTCACTCTTCTTTACCGGCATGACTATAGGAGAGGCAGCCGCTTTTTATAATGGGGAGTATCTCTCGAATAAGGTTAAACTCGATATCGTTTCTCCGGAAAACTTAAAGAGAGGTTTCGATTGGGAAAGAGAGGGCATCCCTTGGTCGACTCCTTCTCCCAACTTGCCTATGTTGGATTCCGCTCGGAATTATCTCGGTCTAGTTCTATTGGAAGGAGTGAATGTCTCCGTAGGAAGAGGGACTCAAGCTCCTTTCGTATATTTCGGAGCTCCTTGGATGAACGAGCCCGATCAGATCATTCCGGAACTAAACGAGGATAGCAAGGGCGACTATTACTACCAAAGCGTATATTTTAAACCTACCTTTGGACCGTTCAAAGAACAGATCTGCAGAGGACTTCGCTTAACGATCGTGAACAAAAAATACGACCCGCTCAAAATGTCCTATAATCTAATGACTATTTTAAAGAAACATTATAAGGATTTCAAATGGAGGCAATATCCGGACGGAACCCACAATATAGATTTTCTTTGGGGAACTGAAAGGATGAGAGAATCCATCGATGCCGGCAAAACCTATGAGGAATTCAAGGCAGGATATTCCGAGTCGGAGTCTTCCACAAACAAGATGATACAAAAGTATCTGCTGTACTAA